One part of the Candidatus Eisenbacteria bacterium genome encodes these proteins:
- a CDS encoding DUF362 domain-containing protein, translated as MGKRARDDFVSRISRRDFLRKSFSMATALGASSLVAGSAGSNPRPSPTSAPASPASRELSRALVIVARKANRDDDLHAFYKLLINTSLARLAIAARPEDAWAKFFQPDDVVAIKVNAIAGKKLSTSPALVRAIADGLTSCGVHPDKIIVWDRAGWELDAAGFQVNFAGEGPLCYGTDAPSAGYETSPTVLGAVGSCFSRIVTEDATALINVPILREHSVAGVSIALKNNYGAIHNPNKYHADGCTPFVADVNAHPALKKKTRLVICDALGVQFHGGPGYKPRWTSDFEGVMVGTDPVAIDTVGAERIDGLRKSAGLRSLSEEKRYPGYLSVASDGAHLLGISDRSRIDVINMELA; from the coding sequence ATGGGGAAGCGAGCCAGAGACGATTTCGTTAGCCGTATCTCCAGACGAGACTTCCTGAGGAAGTCCTTCTCGATGGCGACGGCTCTCGGCGCGTCGAGTCTTGTCGCAGGCTCCGCCGGATCCAACCCTCGCCCGTCCCCCACTTCCGCACCTGCCTCGCCGGCCTCCCGCGAGCTTTCGAGAGCCCTCGTCATTGTGGCAAGGAAGGCGAACAGGGACGACGACCTTCACGCATTCTACAAGCTTCTCATAAACACTTCTCTAGCGCGTCTTGCCATTGCTGCAAGGCCGGAAGATGCCTGGGCGAAGTTCTTCCAACCGGACGATGTTGTCGCGATCAAGGTGAACGCAATCGCAGGGAAAAAGCTGTCTACCTCGCCCGCTCTCGTTAGGGCGATTGCCGACGGGTTGACGTCGTGTGGGGTCCACCCCGACAAGATAATCGTGTGGGACCGAGCCGGTTGGGAGCTGGACGCCGCCGGTTTCCAGGTGAATTTCGCCGGCGAAGGCCCGCTTTGCTACGGAACCGACGCGCCTTCGGCGGGGTACGAGACCTCTCCGACGGTTCTTGGAGCCGTAGGCTCTTGCTTCAGCAGGATAGTCACTGAAGACGCAACGGCTCTGATAAACGTGCCCATCTTGAGAGAACACTCGGTAGCCGGAGTGTCTATTGCGCTCAAGAACAACTACGGAGCGATTCACAATCCCAACAAATACCACGCCGACGGCTGTACTCCATTTGTGGCCGACGTCAATGCGCACCCGGCCTTAAAGAAAAAGACAAGGCTTGTTATCTGTGACGCTCTCGGCGTTCAGTTTCACGGCGGGCCCGGTTACAAACCCAGGTGGACGTCCGACTTTGAAGGCGTCATGGTCGGCACCGACCCCGTTGCGATCGACACCGTGGGCGCGGAGCGAATCGACGGACTGAGGAAGTCGGCAGGCCTCCGCTCGCTGAGCGAGGAAAAACGCTATCCCGGATATCTATCGGTTGCTTCCGACGGCGCTCATCTGCTTGGGATTTCTGATCGCTCAAGGATAGACGTAATAAACATGGAGCTGGCGTAG
- the amrS gene encoding AmmeMemoRadiSam system radical SAM enzyme — protein sequence MKIERHDRSCNRRGFLRRLGALSGMAAGSLVLPALVRGRASPTAASAGTPASASKERSREPSVNSSHARECMFYKKHPEMEVECEICPRKCRVGDIERGYCGTRENRNGVYYSLAYALPCAIHVDPIEKKPLFHFHPGTNAFSLGTAGCNMDCKFCQNWEMSQARPEQTSNVHLPPKETVEKARQASCASVAFTYSEPGVVAYEYMLDTAIEGKKSGIKTVMISNGYINREPMLEAAKHLGAVKIDLKAFTEKYYAEICDATLKPVLDTLVLLKSSGVWCEIVYLVLPTLNDGDSEIVSASKWIAQELGPDVPLHFTRFYPIYKMTKLPQTPISALEKARKIAMNAGLHYVYIGNVPGHEGENTYCPSCKKAVVKRIGYSIVERKLSEGRCAYCKAKIAGVWG from the coding sequence ATGAAGATCGAGAGGCACGACCGCAGTTGTAACCGGCGGGGCTTTCTGAGAAGACTCGGCGCCCTATCCGGGATGGCCGCAGGTTCCCTCGTGCTGCCCGCTCTCGTACGCGGACGGGCATCACCTACCGCAGCATCGGCGGGGACGCCGGCCTCGGCCTCGAAGGAACGCTCGCGCGAGCCATCCGTCAACTCCTCCCACGCCAGGGAATGCATGTTCTACAAAAAGCATCCCGAGATGGAAGTGGAATGCGAGATCTGCCCTAGGAAATGCAGAGTCGGTGACATTGAACGGGGCTACTGCGGCACGAGAGAGAACAGAAACGGCGTGTACTATTCCCTGGCCTACGCGTTGCCATGCGCGATTCACGTAGATCCCATCGAGAAGAAACCGCTCTTCCATTTTCATCCGGGGACAAACGCCTTCTCTCTGGGAACCGCCGGATGCAACATGGACTGCAAGTTCTGCCAAAATTGGGAGATGTCGCAGGCCAGACCCGAACAGACAAGCAATGTCCATCTTCCTCCGAAGGAGACCGTCGAGAAGGCGAGGCAAGCCTCCTGTGCGTCCGTCGCGTTCACATACTCCGAACCAGGCGTCGTTGCGTACGAGTACATGCTGGATACGGCGATCGAAGGCAAAAAGTCCGGCATCAAGACCGTGATGATCTCCAACGGGTACATAAACCGGGAGCCGATGCTCGAAGCCGCGAAGCACCTCGGCGCGGTGAAGATCGACCTGAAGGCTTTCACGGAGAAGTACTATGCAGAAATATGTGACGCGACACTGAAGCCGGTTCTTGACACGCTTGTTCTTCTCAAGAGTTCCGGTGTCTGGTGCGAAATCGTCTACCTCGTCCTGCCGACGCTCAACGACGGCGATTCGGAAATAGTGTCCGCGTCGAAGTGGATCGCACAGGAATTGGGCCCCGACGTGCCCCTGCACTTCACTCGCTTCTATCCCATCTACAAGATGACGAAACTGCCGCAGACTCCGATTTCGGCCCTCGAGAAAGCCCGTAAGATTGCGATGAATGCCGGTCTTCACTACGTCTACATCGGGAACGTGCCCGGTCACGAGGGCGAGAACACCTACTGCCCCAGCTGCAAGAAGGCGGTCGTGAAGCGAATCGGCTATTCAATCGTGGAAAGGAAACTGTCTGAAGGCAGATGCGCGTACTGTAAGGCAAAAATCGCGGGAGTCTGGGGCTAA
- the ccsB gene encoding c-type cytochrome biogenesis protein CcsB — protein MPASDVPFFWVALFAYLIATLLYTLDIAVRGKWYGRAGFVVLTVGFLFHTVALVVRTLTTGHPPFTGMYEYASCLAWATVFFYLVLQLRHKAESLGVFVSPVAFAVIVVASLFPKEVERQLLPALQSYWLQIHVTLAVLGEGAFAVAFASSVMYLLKLRGTNRLPSLEVLDDLTYRAIAIGYPLFTLGALFAGAIWAWKAWGRPWGWDPKEVGSLVVWLIYSAYLHARITAGWRGKRAALLSILGFAAAVFAFISNLFVGGLHTYG, from the coding sequence GTGCCGGCAAGCGACGTGCCTTTTTTCTGGGTGGCCCTCTTCGCCTACCTGATCGCGACGCTGCTTTACACGCTGGACATTGCCGTGCGTGGGAAATGGTACGGCAGAGCTGGTTTCGTTGTTCTGACCGTAGGTTTTCTCTTTCACACGGTTGCGCTGGTTGTTCGCACGCTTACTACGGGCCATCCTCCGTTCACCGGCATGTACGAGTACGCCTCGTGCCTTGCGTGGGCGACCGTGTTCTTCTATCTTGTGCTTCAACTGCGCCACAAAGCCGAGAGTCTGGGAGTTTTCGTCTCGCCGGTTGCGTTCGCCGTGATTGTTGTGGCCTCGCTATTCCCGAAGGAAGTGGAGCGCCAGTTGCTTCCTGCCCTTCAGAGCTATTGGCTGCAGATTCACGTTACGCTCGCGGTGCTTGGTGAGGGAGCCTTCGCAGTGGCGTTTGCGAGCAGTGTCATGTACTTGCTGAAGCTGAGGGGCACAAACAGACTTCCGTCGCTCGAAGTGCTTGACGACCTCACGTACAGAGCCATAGCAATAGGTTATCCTCTGTTCACGCTCGGCGCTCTGTTCGCAGGCGCCATCTGGGCCTGGAAAGCGTGGGGTCGGCCGTGGGGTTGGGATCCGAAGGAAGTCGGATCCCTCGTGGTGTGGCTCATCTATTCGGCTTATCTGCATGCACGAATCACGGCAGGATGGAGGGGCAAACGAGCAGCCCTGTTGTCGATTCTAGGTTTTGCCGCCGCCGTTTTCGCCTTCATCAGCAACCTTTTTGTCGGCGGATTGCATACCTACGGTTGA
- a CDS encoding sodium:proton antiporter — MIVLAHAYSGPEKLVDREAEGLYLGGRLPLWSGLPFLGILLSIALFPLLAPVFWRRHYVKVSFFWAAVFALPFLVAFKGAALHQILHIFLVDYVPFIILLWGLFTVSGGILLRGRLQGTPRVNVVLLLIGTVLASWMGTTGASMLMIRPVIRANASRRHKSHVVIFFIFLVANIGGALTPLGDPPLFLGFLHGVPFFWTFSILPHMLLATAVLLGLFYALDTLFYRRESREALAQHPTVQHQAVQRQTESIRLEGAHNFLFLAGIIVAVLLSGTWRAASFTFLGVHLQIQDEVRDVLILAMGALSLFTTSKQVRDDNHFTWFPIKEVAYLFAGIFMTIIPLLMILRAGSTGALAFLVNAVNSPAHYFWAAGAMSSFLDNAPTYLTFFNLALGKLQIPEAHVTGILSGLIEHAGEAQFGAFLKAISAGAVFFGANTYIGNAPNFMVRSIAEENRIEMPSFFGYMLWSAGILIPLFLLVTVIFF; from the coding sequence ATGATAGTTCTTGCACACGCCTACTCAGGTCCCGAGAAGCTTGTGGATAGGGAAGCCGAAGGCCTCTACCTCGGCGGTCGCCTTCCCCTCTGGTCCGGACTTCCGTTCCTCGGGATATTGCTTTCGATTGCACTGTTCCCCCTGCTCGCTCCGGTGTTCTGGCGCCGGCATTACGTCAAGGTTTCGTTCTTCTGGGCCGCGGTGTTTGCCCTGCCGTTTCTCGTCGCCTTCAAGGGCGCGGCGTTACACCAGATTCTTCATATTTTCCTTGTCGACTACGTACCCTTCATCATTCTCCTTTGGGGGCTGTTCACTGTGTCGGGGGGAATCCTGCTCAGGGGCCGACTTCAGGGGACGCCGAGAGTCAACGTCGTACTTCTTCTCATCGGAACTGTGTTGGCGTCGTGGATGGGGACAACCGGTGCATCGATGCTCATGATACGGCCGGTCATAAGGGCGAACGCCTCCAGAAGACACAAGAGCCACGTGGTCATATTTTTCATTTTCCTTGTGGCGAACATCGGCGGGGCCCTCACTCCTCTCGGCGATCCTCCGCTGTTTCTCGGATTCTTGCACGGAGTGCCCTTCTTCTGGACGTTCAGTATTCTTCCGCACATGCTTCTCGCAACGGCCGTGCTTCTCGGCCTCTTCTACGCACTCGACACTCTATTCTACCGGAGGGAATCGCGCGAAGCGTTGGCGCAACATCCAACGGTGCAACATCAAGCTGTGCAGCGACAAACGGAAAGCATACGCCTGGAGGGTGCTCACAATTTCCTGTTCTTGGCCGGAATCATCGTCGCAGTGCTGCTCTCAGGCACTTGGCGCGCTGCGTCCTTCACGTTTCTGGGAGTTCACCTCCAGATTCAGGACGAGGTGAGGGATGTCTTGATTCTGGCGATGGGGGCGCTTTCGCTTTTCACAACCTCAAAGCAGGTGAGAGACGACAACCACTTCACATGGTTTCCGATAAAGGAGGTGGCCTATCTCTTTGCCGGCATATTCATGACAATCATCCCTCTGCTCATGATTCTGCGAGCCGGCAGCACGGGTGCCCTGGCGTTTCTGGTGAACGCGGTGAATTCGCCCGCCCACTATTTTTGGGCCGCCGGTGCAATGTCCAGTTTCCTGGACAACGCCCCCACTTACCTGACGTTTTTCAACTTGGCGCTGGGTAAGCTTCAGATTCCCGAGGCGCACGTGACTGGAATTCTGAGCGGCTTGATTGAGCACGCCGGAGAAGCGCAGTTCGGGGCGTTTCTGAAGGCCATTTCCGCCGGGGCGGTCTTTTTCGGAGCCAACACTTACATCGGAAACGCGCCCAACTTCATGGTGCGTTCGATAGCGGAGGAAAATCGCATCGAGATGCCCAGTTTCTTCGGCTACATGCTGTGGTCGGCAGGAATACTGATTCCACTTTTCCTTCTGGTCACAGTCATATTCTTCTAG
- a CDS encoding cytochrome b/b6 domain-containing protein — translation MARAPFFVAFLLAVTCLGGAFVSGAAAQSNEDCLACHSRQDTTPPVDLSLLRSSVHGSIECVSCHSEASTLPHPERMSPVNCGGCHADAVKTYDQSYHGLAARYGSTKVANCASCHGYHDIMLADDPASSVNRANISATCGKCHPGAGPRLAGGYVHSDPVRSKNTVVRYVIVFYLVLICLVIGGMFAHNLIDFAKKFADHFRITKSRASELRFVLSERLQLVALAVVFFVLAYSGFARRFPDAWWSSPFRLFDNPSGTRGMIHRIAAAVFIALCVYHVWFVSLTRRGRKQLSELKPGFRDFRDLYSVARYNTGASAAPPQFGRYSYIEKSEYWALVWGSTIMIITGLALVFVNFTLKYFPLWVAELVTSIHFYEAVLATLAMLVWHFYWTIFDPHVYPMNWSWITGRTTEKRSEERTSGSSGKKPEAKQLRPGKLEKSEPEKPTPEKPAESAESGQVMDGEGVDDSKSGGPSHGPTGPARRAEGSE, via the coding sequence ATGGCAAGGGCGCCTTTCTTCGTCGCGTTTCTGCTTGCTGTGACCTGTCTCGGTGGCGCATTTGTTTCCGGCGCCGCGGCGCAGAGTAACGAAGATTGCCTGGCGTGCCATTCAAGACAGGACACGACCCCACCCGTGGATCTCTCGCTGCTCAGGAGCTCGGTTCACGGTAGTATCGAATGCGTTTCGTGCCACTCCGAGGCTTCCACGCTTCCTCACCCCGAGAGAATGAGCCCCGTGAATTGCGGGGGCTGCCACGCCGACGCCGTCAAGACTTACGACCAGAGCTATCACGGTCTTGCGGCCAGGTATGGCTCCACGAAAGTGGCCAACTGTGCTTCTTGCCACGGGTACCACGACATCATGCTTGCCGATGATCCCGCCTCGTCCGTCAACAGAGCAAACATCTCCGCGACCTGTGGCAAGTGCCATCCCGGCGCCGGGCCGCGATTGGCCGGCGGATACGTTCATTCCGACCCCGTCAGAAGCAAGAACACCGTGGTGCGCTACGTCATTGTCTTTTACCTGGTTCTCATTTGTCTGGTAATAGGCGGCATGTTTGCGCATAACCTGATTGATTTCGCGAAGAAGTTCGCCGACCATTTCAGGATCACGAAGAGTCGTGCAAGCGAGCTCAGATTCGTGCTTTCAGAACGCTTGCAGCTCGTAGCGCTGGCGGTCGTGTTCTTTGTGCTCGCCTATTCCGGTTTCGCGCGGAGATTTCCAGACGCCTGGTGGTCTTCGCCGTTCAGACTTTTTGACAATCCCTCAGGCACACGCGGCATGATTCACAGAATTGCCGCGGCAGTGTTCATTGCTCTCTGCGTATATCACGTCTGGTTCGTTTCTCTGACTCGCAGAGGCAGAAAGCAACTGAGCGAACTCAAACCCGGGTTCAGAGACTTCAGAGATCTCTATTCGGTCGCGAGATACAACACGGGCGCTTCTGCGGCGCCTCCTCAGTTTGGCCGGTACAGCTACATCGAAAAGAGCGAGTACTGGGCGCTGGTCTGGGGTTCGACGATCATGATAATCACGGGGCTGGCTCTGGTTTTTGTGAACTTCACTTTGAAATATTTTCCTCTTTGGGTGGCCGAGCTTGTGACCTCAATCCACTTCTACGAGGCAGTCCTTGCAACGCTGGCCATGCTTGTCTGGCATTTCTACTGGACGATCTTTGACCCGCACGTATATCCGATGAACTGGTCTTGGATAACCGGGCGAACCACTGAGAAACGCTCGGAGGAACGGACGTCCGGGAGCTCCGGGAAAAAACCCGAAGCCAAACAACTCAGACCGGGAAAACTCGAAAAGTCCGAACCCGAGAAGCCCACGCCCGAAAAACCTGCGGAAAGTGCTGAATCCGGACAGGTCATGGACGGGGAAGGTGTCGATGATTCGAAGTCGGGCGGGCCCTCCCACGGACCCACCGGACCCGCGCGGCGCGCTGAAGGATCGGAATGA
- a CDS encoding multiheme c-type cytochrome — MRPSLAKTFLTFVPLVMLMVTVGPSYANGTTTGTVHGPKRAGKIVGHAYVGVSRCKMCHMPYFKAWAGTPHGKAFDALKPEKKEDKNPKCLKCHGTGSGAGGHDAAKNAPDLRGVQCEACHGAGADYAKMDVMKNRAKAKAAGLVFSMSAAVCVKCHNKESPNFKGFDYTKYLAKGVHKVEKKAPVTK, encoded by the coding sequence ATGAGGCCATCTTTAGCGAAGACCTTCTTGACGTTCGTCCCTCTTGTCATGCTAATGGTTACTGTCGGGCCGTCGTATGCTAACGGAACGACGACCGGAACCGTTCACGGACCGAAGCGCGCCGGCAAAATCGTTGGACATGCCTACGTCGGGGTTTCCAGGTGCAAGATGTGTCACATGCCCTATTTCAAGGCATGGGCCGGGACACCGCATGGCAAGGCGTTCGACGCGCTGAAGCCAGAGAAGAAGGAAGACAAGAATCCGAAGTGTCTCAAGTGCCACGGGACCGGTTCCGGCGCCGGCGGTCATGACGCAGCGAAGAACGCACCCGATCTCAGGGGTGTCCAGTGCGAGGCATGCCACGGTGCCGGCGCAGATTATGCAAAGATGGACGTCATGAAAAATCGAGCAAAGGCCAAGGCTGCCGGGCTGGTCTTTTCGATGTCCGCGGCAGTCTGCGTGAAATGTCACAACAAAGAGAGCCCCAACTTCAAGGGGTTCGACTACACGAAATATCTCGCAAAAGGCGTACACAAGGTGGAGAAGAAGGCTCCTGTGACCAAATAG
- a CDS encoding cytochrome c biogenesis protein ResB, producing the protein MRYYSFLASSRLGLLLILIIGCVSFLGMFVLQSAPQEEYILKYGESWGNFIRVVGLGNVYSAWWYQILIVLISINLVLCSVKRIGPSFGQAFSKPRAHDHEILRDARAVSVPVGPATVLSGVETNLRHKGFAVDSLDRGPVKLVAAQKGTISRIGFIVTHVAVLLVLIAGVVNGKFAYRHEKPLGIGESLDVSKVEPSARFSIRLDDFVIERTEEGRIRAFKSTLTVIENGKEVMTKVMGVNHPLTYKGVGFYQASYDERPEGIREARIYLVDGGTSAVGIDVPFGETRDVPGTDLQIRVTDYVPYFVKDLVTGEVSTRSLEPRLPAVKLEVMRLGKIVDSGWLIMEMDSHSARGELARFHFADYYPLSYSVISGIDVVRNPGTSLMFTGFGIASIGLSLSFFVPFRRIWVRISEERPGRSEVRIAGISNRQPLALKREIDGLYEIVGSARS; encoded by the coding sequence ATGCGATATTATTCTTTCCTTGCGTCCTCGAGACTCGGACTTCTTCTGATACTTATCATAGGCTGCGTTTCTTTCCTCGGGATGTTCGTTCTTCAAAGCGCTCCTCAGGAAGAATACATTTTGAAATACGGCGAATCCTGGGGCAATTTCATCAGGGTGGTGGGGTTGGGTAATGTCTACAGTGCCTGGTGGTACCAGATACTCATCGTCCTGATCTCCATCAACCTGGTTCTCTGTTCCGTGAAACGCATTGGGCCGAGCTTCGGCCAAGCATTCTCAAAACCCAGGGCGCACGACCACGAGATTCTCCGCGACGCGCGTGCCGTCAGCGTACCCGTCGGACCGGCGACAGTTTTGAGCGGCGTCGAAACAAATCTCAGGCACAAAGGTTTCGCCGTTGACTCCCTCGACCGCGGTCCCGTCAAGCTGGTTGCAGCGCAAAAGGGAACCATATCACGCATCGGTTTTATCGTAACGCACGTCGCCGTACTCCTTGTCTTGATCGCCGGGGTAGTCAACGGCAAGTTTGCCTACAGGCACGAGAAACCTCTCGGCATCGGCGAATCTCTGGACGTGAGCAAGGTTGAGCCATCCGCACGGTTTAGCATCAGGCTGGACGATTTTGTGATAGAGAGGACCGAGGAGGGCAGGATACGGGCCTTCAAGTCCACGTTGACCGTGATCGAAAATGGGAAAGAAGTCATGACGAAGGTGATGGGCGTAAATCATCCGCTGACTTACAAGGGCGTAGGCTTCTACCAGGCCAGCTACGACGAGAGACCCGAAGGGATAAGGGAGGCGAGGATCTACCTGGTTGATGGCGGAACGTCGGCCGTCGGGATAGACGTGCCCTTCGGTGAGACCAGAGACGTACCGGGTACAGATCTTCAGATTCGAGTGACAGACTACGTTCCTTACTTTGTGAAAGATCTGGTAACGGGCGAAGTGAGCACTCGCTCGCTCGAACCGAGACTCCCTGCCGTCAAGCTGGAGGTGATGAGACTCGGCAAGATTGTGGACAGCGGGTGGCTCATCATGGAGATGGACAGCCATTCTGCGCGGGGCGAGCTTGCCCGATTTCATTTCGCCGACTACTATCCTTTGTCGTACTCGGTCATATCGGGCATAGACGTGGTCAGGAATCCGGGCACCTCCCTTATGTTCACGGGCTTCGGAATCGCCAGCATAGGTCTTTCGCTTTCTTTCTTTGTCCCGTTCAGAAGAATATGGGTGAGGATTTCTGAAGAGCGTCCCGGCCGGTCCGAGGTGAGAATCGCGGGTATCTCTAACAGGCAACCCCTCGCTTTGAAGCGCGAGATCGATGGCCTCTATGAAATCGTTGGCTCCGCGAGGAGCTAG
- a CDS encoding fused MFS/spermidine synthase has translation MMLLRRFALLLIGFTATAGQILLLREFIGTFNGNELVIGIYLSVWLIATAVGSGPVARLYIGGSRASSARSGADGAPVARFAAVQFLSGVCLLCAIVGLQVLPSRLRPAPGEVASLVTAFAAASVFLFPVCLLQGLLFPLGTRLLGSVQSSREGPGDSVSRVYFLESVGAGIGGLLFGLVLIRLMSVFQNIAILSALNLFTACFLLNESGRRRLSQILYLLAAVVVIVCVFDPITHWAASRRWKGFTVMALRQSHYGNLAIVSRDSQFSIYEDGYLVFTTDDVQSAEEAAHIPLLEHPAPAHVLLIGGGVGGVVREMFKHRTLTRLDYVELDPQLITLSKDVLPRRYVSYLEDSRVRVEHTDGRRFLQKTSERYDVVAMHIPSPYTAQLNRFYTKEFFALVRRHLNPGGVFVFSAPPVAEYVGQELGAFLGSLYRTSESVFESHIVIPAGRSFFVCSPGKNSYLTASPESLLSRLAERNVETFFVRDYFLMSTLSPERLAYVEKRISASKLCPVNTDLRPTSFYYDQVLWSAEYQRFMKGVLEWIFGNRWSLWAVTAAVAGVLPVLARSRKKSRLVLGALAISGFAAIVLELEILLCFQLLYGNLFDRIAVLLTAYMIGLAVGVVLERRGNHPAAAGLAVLRRPAVIQIATAALALCFLGFVYLVTGAASGSLGGEPGSHNFAAATVARVLVNAFEWFFPGLALVAGGLGGAMFSSASRAFFACDAEDDVTGVTASGENRPGGECFSTRDGHAGGVGITYAWDLAGSWFGAVLCSVVLFPVSGVAATITAVAVLLVVSGVSLAWASR, from the coding sequence ATGATGCTGCTGCGCAGGTTCGCCCTTCTTCTCATCGGGTTCACTGCCACTGCCGGTCAGATTCTCCTTCTACGTGAATTCATAGGCACTTTCAACGGGAACGAGCTGGTCATAGGTATCTACCTCTCCGTTTGGCTCATCGCTACTGCGGTGGGGAGTGGGCCGGTGGCGAGGTTGTATATCGGAGGAAGCAGGGCTTCGAGCGCCAGAAGCGGGGCGGACGGCGCTCCGGTCGCGCGCTTCGCCGCCGTACAATTTCTGTCCGGCGTCTGTCTTCTCTGCGCCATCGTCGGGCTGCAGGTGCTGCCGAGCCGGCTCAGACCCGCTCCGGGCGAAGTTGCGAGCCTGGTCACGGCTTTTGCCGCGGCGTCGGTCTTTCTCTTCCCGGTCTGTCTGCTTCAGGGTCTTCTTTTTCCTCTGGGGACCAGACTTCTCGGCTCCGTACAATCCAGCCGAGAGGGGCCCGGTGACTCGGTCTCTCGAGTCTATTTCCTCGAATCGGTGGGGGCCGGCATCGGAGGCCTTCTGTTCGGCCTCGTTCTGATCCGGCTCATGAGCGTTTTCCAGAATATCGCCATCCTTTCGGCCCTCAACCTGTTCACGGCCTGTTTCCTCCTGAACGAGTCGGGCCGGCGCAGGTTGAGCCAGATTCTCTATCTTCTGGCGGCAGTCGTCGTGATTGTCTGCGTGTTCGATCCGATCACGCATTGGGCGGCGTCAAGAAGATGGAAGGGCTTCACGGTAATGGCGCTGCGTCAATCACACTACGGCAATCTGGCGATCGTCTCACGGGATTCGCAGTTTTCCATTTACGAGGACGGGTACCTCGTTTTCACGACTGACGACGTTCAGTCGGCGGAAGAGGCGGCCCACATCCCGCTGCTCGAGCATCCCGCACCGGCGCACGTGCTCTTGATCGGTGGAGGAGTGGGCGGCGTGGTGCGGGAGATGTTCAAACACAGAACGCTGACACGACTCGATTACGTCGAGCTGGATCCTCAACTCATCACTCTGAGTAAGGACGTGTTGCCTCGACGTTACGTATCCTATCTGGAGGATTCGCGTGTGAGAGTGGAGCACACGGACGGGAGGAGATTCCTGCAGAAAACTTCAGAGCGCTACGACGTGGTGGCCATGCATATTCCGTCTCCCTACACCGCGCAGCTCAACAGATTCTACACGAAGGAATTCTTTGCGCTCGTACGACGTCATCTGAATCCCGGGGGTGTGTTTGTCTTTTCTGCTCCGCCGGTGGCGGAGTACGTCGGTCAAGAGCTTGGAGCCTTCCTCGGTTCGCTTTACAGGACCTCGGAAAGCGTTTTCGAGTCGCACATCGTCATTCCGGCGGGTCGGAGTTTTTTCGTCTGCTCTCCCGGAAAGAACTCGTATCTGACGGCGTCGCCGGAGTCACTTCTTTCTCGTCTCGCAGAACGAAACGTCGAGACGTTCTTCGTCAGAGACTATTTTCTGATGTCGACGCTTTCTCCCGAGCGGCTCGCGTACGTTGAGAAGCGCATCTCCGCGTCGAAACTCTGCCCGGTCAATACCGATCTGAGACCCACAAGTTTCTACTACGACCAGGTCCTCTGGAGCGCCGAGTACCAACGCTTCATGAAGGGAGTCCTCGAGTGGATCTTCGGAAACCGTTGGAGTCTTTGGGCAGTCACGGCCGCGGTGGCCGGGGTCCTGCCCGTTCTCGCCAGGTCGAGAAAAAAGAGCAGGCTTGTGCTGGGCGCCCTCGCGATTTCGGGGTTCGCGGCGATCGTGCTCGAGCTCGAGATATTGCTTTGCTTCCAGCTACTGTACGGAAACCTGTTCGACAGAATCGCCGTCCTTCTGACCGCATACATGATCGGCCTGGCAGTCGGGGTCGTCCTGGAACGACGAGGGAATCATCCGGCGGCTGCGGGCCTCGCGGTCTTGAGGCGGCCGGCAGTCATTCAAATTGCGACTGCTGCTCTTGCTCTTTGTTTCCTGGGTTTCGTCTACCTTGTGACGGGAGCGGCCTCTGGTAGTCTCGGCGGCGAGCCGGGGTCGCACAACTTTGCCGCCGCAACAGTCGCGCGCGTTCTGGTCAACGCGTTCGAATGGTTCTTTCCCGGCCTTGCACTTGTCGCCGGAGGTCTCGGCGGAGCCATGTTTTCCTCTGCCAGCAGAGCCTTCTTTGCGTGTGACGCGGAGGATGACGTGACCGGAGTGACTGCGAGCGGAGAAAATCGCCCCGGGGGAGAATGTTTCTCAACGAGAGACGGTCACGCCGGTGGTGTCGGTATCACGTATGCATGGGACCTCGCGGGCTCATGGTTTGGTGCGGTTCTGTGCAGCGTGGTGCTCTTTCCCGTGTCCGGAGTTGCCGCCACGATTACCGCGGTCGCAGTCCTGCTCGTTGTTTCCGGTGTCAGCCTTGCGTGGGCGTCGCGCTGA